The following DNA comes from Cedecea neteri.
ATGTCACGCTTTCCAGCGATAAACCTGCGGCAATGCTGTATGTCCGCCTGTCAGACGTTGCGCCCGATGGGGCTTCGACCCGCGTCAGTCACGGCTGGGTGAATCTGAGCCATCTGCAGGGGCAGGAGCAGAACGTCGCGCTGGTACCGGGTGAGAAAGTGAATGTTACCGTGCAACTGGACGGGATCGCCTGGCGCTTTGCTGCCGGGCACCGGCTGCGGGTTTCTCTCGCGACCACCTTCTGGCCGATGATCTGGCCGATGGCCGAGAATGCGACCCTTAGCGTTGATCTGGCCAGCGCTCAACTGCAATTGCCGGTTTGTCGGGAAGTGAAGCCGATTGCTGGCCCGAACCCTCATCCTGAAACAGCAGCCAATACGCCGCTGACAATCCTCTCTCCGGGGCGGGTCGATCGTGAACTGCGCTATGACGTGGTGAAGGACAGCTGGCAGAGCATCACTCAGGGCGTGGGCGGTGTTTTTGGCGAGGGTGTGTACCGCTTTGATGATATCAATACCACCGTCGATCATAGCCTCAGACGTCAGCTAACCGTGCAGAACAGCGATCCGCTCTCGGCGCATTATCTGCTGACTCAGAACATGAAAATCGGCCGGGAAGGTTGGTGGACGGACACAGACATTGTGCTGGAGATGCGCAGTGACCTGACGCATTTTATCGTCAGTGGGAAGATGACTGTTCAGCACAATGGGGAAGTGGTCTTTACCCGCGACTGGAACGAACGTATTGTCCGTTGAAAGACAGGCATAAAAAAAGGGCTGACAGATGTCAGCCCTTTTCGTTATTTCTAACCGCTTATTCCTGCAGATCGCCGCAGAAACGGTAGCCTTCGCCGTGGATGGTGGCGATAATTTCAGGCGTGTCCGGCGTGGATTCGAAATGTTTACGAATGCGACGGATGGTCACATCGACGGTGCGGTCATGCGGCTTCAGCTCGCGACCGGTCATTTTCTTCAACAACTCAGCACGAGACTGAATTTTGCCCGGGTTTTCACAGAAGTGCAGCATCGCGCGGAATTCACTGCGCGGCAGCTTATACTGTTCACCGTTTGGGCTAACCAGAGAGCGGCTGTTGATGTCCAGCTCCCAGCCGTTGAATTTGTAGCTTTCAACGGAACGACGTTCTTCGCTGATGGCCCCTAAGTTCATGGTACGGGACAGCAGGTTACGTGCACGAATAGTCAGCTCACGCGGATTGAAAGGTTTGGTGATGTAGTCATCCGCGCCGATTTCAAGACCGAGGATTTTGTCCACTTCGTTGTCACGGCCCGTCAGGAACATCAGCGCCACGTTAGCCTGTTCGCGCAATTCACGCGCCAGCAGCAGGCCGTTTTTACCCGGCAGGTTGATGTCCATAATGACGAGGTTGATGTCATTATCGGCAAGGATTTGATGCATCTCTGCGCCATCGGTCGCTTCAAAAACATCATAGCCTTCCGCTTCAAAAATGCTTTTAAGCGTGTTGCGTGTTACTAATTCGTCTTCGACGATAAGAATGTGCGGGGTCTGCATGTTTGCTACCTAAAATTGCCAACTAAATCGAAACAGGAAGTACAAAAGTCCCTGACCTGCCTGTTACATGCCATAAATTAACATGCCGGGCTTAACATGACTAAAGTACGTAATTGCGTTCTTGATGCACTTTCCATCAACGTCAACAACATCATTAGCTTGGTCGTGGGTACGTTCCCTTTGGACCCGACGGTGTCAAAAACGGCTGTTATCCTAACCATTTTAACAGCAACATAACAGGCTGGAGCTGCTTAGACACCTGATAAAACTACGCTTCGTTGACATATATCAATTTCAATTGTAGCACGTTAACAGTTTCATTAAATCATCGTAGCTCAATGCTAGCTTTTGTCACAACTTTTTAATAATCAAGATCGTAAAGCGTTAAAAAAGTAAGCTGAATCTGGCCTGCAACGGTAATGAGCTTACGGAAAATAAACCATGCTAAACAAGTGGATATAACCGGCATTTACCCCACTATCATGGTATATAATCACGTAAAAGCATAAGCTTAAGTTATAAGTCCATCGGAAGCCGCTGTCACAATATATGTTGCAACAAAGTAAATTTGCGATGCGTATTATCCAAATTTGTGCATCACTTCGCACGTTTTAACGAATTTTAGAAGAGAGTTCCAATGCGTTTGCCAATTATCCTGGTTTCACCGGCCAGAGCAGAGAACGTCGGGGCCGCGGCCCGGGCGATGAAGACCATGGGGTTTACGGAGATGAGGATCGTTGCCAGTGATGCGCATCTCCAACCCGCCGCGCGCTGGGTGGCGCATGGCGCGGGCGATATCCTTGATGGGATTCACCACTTTGACACGCTCGCGGATGCCTTGAGTGACGTGGATTTTTCTATCGCCACAACGGCCCGCAGCCGGGCGAAGTTTCATTACTACGCGACGCCGCAACAGCTGGTGCCAATGCTTGAAGAAAAGCGCCAGTGGGTAGGATGTGCGGCGTTGGTTTTTGGCCGTGAAGATTCCGGGCTGACTAACGAAGAGCTGGAGCTGGCGGATGTTTTAACCGGCGTGCCGATGGTTGCGGATTACCCGTCGCTTAACTTGGGGCAGGCCGTGATGGTTTATTGCTACCAGCTTTCCGCCTTGATGCAGCAACCGCCTGTGGAAAACGTGGCCGTTGACGGGCAACAGTTGAATGCGCTGCGTTTGCGAATGGCGGCGCTTTTGCATCGCCTTGAGGTTGCTGACGACCAAAAAATGGTCGATTGGGTTCAGCAACGTTTGGGCCTGCTGGAGCACAGAGACACGGCAATGCTTCACCGTTTGCTTCATGACATCGAAAAAAAATTGCCAGAATGAAATGTTTTTGAATTTCTCTTTTTTGAGACGTTCATCTAACTTATTGCGCTATTTCTGCTCTTTTACTGTCATTTTTAGTGGTTTTTTCAGCGCGACCGGGCAAGGCGATTTTTTGTGACAGAACTAAAAAAAATTGACTTGGTAAAGGGATTGCTTTAACCAATAGAGCTATTACAAATTTAGAGCACACAACATCCATGTTTCGCTTCAGCCTGATTACCACAATTATCACAACCACCATTACCACAGGTAACGGTGCGGGCTGACGCATACAGGTAAAAATGAAAAAAGCCCGCACCTAAACAGTGCGGGCTTTTTTTTCGGGAAAAAATCAAGGGGTCACAACAATGCGAGTGTTGAAATTCGGCGGTACTTCGGTGGCAAATGCGGAGCGTTTCCTTCGCGTTGCCGATATCCTGGAAAGTAATGCCAAACAGGGGCAGGTGGCGACCGTGCTGTCTGCTCCGGCAAAAATTACTAACCACCTTGTGGCGATGATTGAGAAAACCATCGGTGGCCAGGACGCTGTGCCGAATATCAGCGACGCAGAACGTATTTTTGCTGAACTGCTGAATGGTCTGGCAGAGGCACAGCCGGGCTTTCCGCTGGCTGAACTGAAAGGGTTAGTGAATCAGGAGTTTGCCCAGCTTAAGCATGTTCTGCATGGCATCAGCCTGCTGGGACAGTGCCCGGACAGCATCAATGCGGCGATCATTTGCCGGGGCGAGAAGCTGTCTATCGCTATCATGTCTGGAGTGCTGCAGGCTCGCGGCTACCAGGTGACCGTTATCGATCCGGTTGAAAAATTGCTGGCGGTGGGGCATTACCTGGATTCCAGCGTG
Coding sequences within:
- the arcA gene encoding two-component system response regulator ArcA — its product is MQTPHILIVEDELVTRNTLKSIFEAEGYDVFEATDGAEMHQILADNDINLVIMDINLPGKNGLLLARELREQANVALMFLTGRDNEVDKILGLEIGADDYITKPFNPRELTIRARNLLSRTMNLGAISEERRSVESYKFNGWELDINSRSLVSPNGEQYKLPRSEFRAMLHFCENPGKIQSRAELLKKMTGRELKPHDRTVDVTIRRIRKHFESTPDTPEIIATIHGEGYRFCGDLQE
- the yjjY gene encoding protein YjjY, translating into MTKVRNCVLDALSINVNNIISLVVGTFPLDPTVSKTAVILTILTAT
- a CDS encoding tRNA/rRNA methyltransferase translates to MRLPIILVSPARAENVGAAARAMKTMGFTEMRIVASDAHLQPAARWVAHGAGDILDGIHHFDTLADALSDVDFSIATTARSRAKFHYYATPQQLVPMLEEKRQWVGCAALVFGREDSGLTNEELELADVLTGVPMVADYPSLNLGQAVMVYCYQLSALMQQPPVENVAVDGQQLNALRLRMAALLHRLEVADDQKMVDWVQQRLGLLEHRDTAMLHRLLHDIEKKLPE
- the thrL gene encoding thr operon leader peptide, whose amino-acid sequence is MFRFSLITTIITTTITTGNGAG